CCAATTTTGTAACTTGGGAAGGCTCCTTATCAAGTCAGGGGGTGAAATTCAACATTGCACTTGTTCCATCTGTGcaatctgtgcacacacacacacacaaccttacatgctgttttaggggttctgCACCCACCCCCGAAGCCGTTTGCAGCGGATGTGGGTGGCATGAAGCACTACTGCGCAAGATGAGCACCTTTATAGAGATAATGTCATTATCCATTGCGCACTTCAGGACTTGAAATGCATGTGGAGTGGTGAGACCCACACCTTCAGCTAAAATCCTGATCCGTGGCTTTGTGAGAATACAGCAGAAGCAAAGCAGGAAGTTGAGTACACAGTGTCTGCAAAGAACAGGCAGCATGTTCTTTTTCCTGTGAATAACAATGCAGGCGAGGTGTTTCTGCCATGGGAAAGTCCTGGTGAGGCATTATCTACAGAATTACCCAGAGTGCTGAAAACTAGACGGGACAGGGATTGCTTATACCCTCCTCTGCAGTAACATAAGTTCCACCTAATCTTAAAGGCTGTGCACTGtggaaatttttaatttttttttaaatttttaaattttaaaaataaactttatttattttttgcaagaatttacaaaaaaaattgcCATCCCCCAACCAAAAAATATAGTAAGCAATAATCAAAAATTATCGCAACCtaacaaaaaaatacaataaataataaataatctttGCTGAATCGAAAAGCAATTTACATCTCATcatccacccccaccacccaccctatTGTGTTTTCCAGCCAGTCTTATATTGCGCCTTTTTACTCTTCCTTTACTCAAATGTCACcaatgtcagaccctccaagtgtccctcttttccagggacagtcttggatttacagcagccgtcccggtttctgatttgatcctgggatgacCTGCTTTTCATTAGGACTTCCctaatttcactggagaaatgttggaaagtatggagttatgcgaccccccctgagccaaggagataagtaactgtacaacctttagaagacgtctgaaggcagccctgtatagggaagtttgtttgAATGGtttatgctttattatgtttttatatatgttgttggaagcctcccagagtggcttgggcgactcagtcagatggatggagtctaaatattgttgttgttgttgtagaataGGATGAAATgtctcatcagagaaatgttggaggttatgcaaTATGGGTATTCAGGAACCATTTTGCACACaaccactttttgaaatatggcaaccctaaactagCCTAGAAAAGTCAAGTGAGGGTATATAAAAGTGTGTTGGGGGCAGAATCTCGACTAGCTATATTTGCCTATATTCACCATGTTCGTGTAGGCTCCACTACTCTGTTTGACTCAACCCTTTAATTCAAGGGAAGCCAGCatggtgcctgccagatgttttggactacagctgctacagtccctgaccactgcccatgcTTTGTGGGGCTGATAGGGAGCCATAGTctcacatctggaaggcagcatgTTGGCTCCCCTTTGCTTCAACTGCTAGTCCATTTGCAGGACAAGGCATCGGACTTCCAATACCCCAACACATATAAATAAGAGACAAACGAGGCTGGTTTTTTGGgtaaaaacaggccacaactttattgaatacaggtGAAataggtttggcttgggcatggggcaatctaaATACTTCCAGCCCACCTGCTGGAGGTGATGCTTGGTCAATCCAGGagggggttcctaagacttacatcaaataggatGACCCCCACAGGTGTCACCGTCTGGGGGAGTGCCTTCGGCCCCAGCCCCCCTGGGCACATGGACATGACCactccccctggatccctttaacgggataccccagtgtttggaggggcaggcggggACTGAAACCTCCCCTCCAATCCAAAACATGGGGTTGCCCCAATGCTCAACCACCAGAGGTGGGCAGACTTGGTAAAACAAGCGTGCTGCTTTGATGAAACAAGCACACAGGTCTGAACACGACGACAGCAGCCTAACTCCCTGAAATCCAAAATAAGGCTGTGGCCAAAACACAAAGGACTGCTGCTAGTGAACCGAAGTGGATGAGCAGAGTGTGTGGTTCTGGAGGGTGAGGGAAGAAGGGGTAAAGTGAGATGAAATTAAGGGGTGGCAGAGATTTTTCGTGGAATCCCACAATGAAACAAATGAGACCGTCCTTTTCCAACCTTGCGATTCTTCCTTGGGTAAAGAGGAGCATGTGGAGATGAGCTCCAACGGTCATGGAGGTCCAGAGCTCTTCCTCAAAATGGAAGAGGAGCTCCAAAGGCTAGCAGCTAGTCTTTGATTCAGTTGTTCTGAGGCCCAGAAAAAGGGCCAAAAATGTTTGCGTTGACTGACCCAGGGAAGGTTAACAGCACACATGTGATTCTTGACATGGTTGTTGGAGGCCTCCTTCCTCTGTTCGTTTGCCTTGGGCAAGGCTTTATAATTGGGTTGCTCAATCAAGCAAAGCATCCTCTCTGTTTATAGGGCTTTATATCCCAATGAGACTCCTGCCCTCtttgtctggccctcaggactctccccagaccacaccacTTCTCCTGAGGCCATGTCCCTCAGCAGTCTTGCTTCAcagcctccttgagtgtttttttttttttgcctgactggaatgtgcccttgaactctgatgatatCTTTTTCTTGCCTAGATGAAGGATGAGAGGTCTGTGTAGAAACCAGCATATGATACAAAGGTAAATTGTAAATTTGTTGCTCAACCcacgtttgcctctggctctgcacaAAAGCTTGTccagaaacaaaaaaatgcagtCCTCTGGCTAACACAGGTTCCCTCACCATTGGCTACTgcattccttcctcttcctttaaGTCTTCAAATTCTGAAGTTCCCTCACAGGGAACCTGATTCTTCATGCACTTGCCAACACACTGTTGACAGGAACAAGAAGAGGACAGGATCAGACTGGTAAGGAATGAGCAACACTAGTGCTATTTGAGTAGCTATAGCAACTAGGGAGGAAAATTTTGAGTTCTATGATTCGCAAGTGATAGAGGGATAAGGAGAGGCCTTAGTTACATTAATTGGGGCAGGTCTGCTGCTCTTCACAAAAGTAATGGCCTACCTGACTCAAAGGTGACGGCTTCAAGCTTAGCAAAGCATTCCCGTCTTGCACCTTTCACCGCTGTGTACCAGAAGGGACTTCAGCAGGTTTACCTGGCATTATATGCTCCACCTGCTGAAATGCCATCTCCTGTACTTGGAGTGGACAGAAGGTAGGGTGGTAGATCTTTGGATGATCTGAAGTTGACCATCGAGGATGCCGGACTCCCAGTATTTAACGACAACGACAACAAAATGCCCCCATCCCTCCACATTACAGTGCTGAGATGAAGGAAGCGGAAGCAAAGGTTACAAGGATTGGATTGTTGTGTGGAAGAGCTGCAAGGTCCATTCAGTTCTGGGATTTAGAACTATTTCCTGGTCGCAAAGTTCTTTAATTCTAAGTGGACATCTTTTGTACCTGGCTCCAGTTAGATCTTGGGGTTCAGTAGGGGGCTGTGAAATGAAGTTGATTCTCACACGCTGAAGGCTGCTCTCACCTCTGTTCCACACAGCTGTTAGAAGTGTGAGAGCTCTGCTAATTTTTTTCAACCGACCACCCATGCACTCTGCAGTATAAACTGGGAGGAATGGAGAATCTGGGTGTCTGTGTCACAATTAGCACACAGTGTGCACATTTTAAGTTAGAAATGGCGAGCGATGCCTGCTTAGCTGACTCTCGTGTGCCTAAATAAAGCAAGCAACCTAGCAGAGTGAAAATTATTAGCTAGCATACAAATCATAGAGAATATATGCAAATATACATAACAAACATGGCTCCTGGTGAATCAGAAGTTGCTTTTAAGGTTGCAGCAGAATTGCCACTTTTTAAACATTGCCACTTAaacatttgattgattgattgtcctGAAGGGTTTCCAAATGTTTCCCCTGAGGCTTGGAGGTTCTTAAAGAATGGGATAGGACTCCTTAGTAAAGCTAGAAAAGGCTCAGGTACCTCTTACTCAACGCTTCAAATATATGTGCCTGATATTGTGACCAATacagtgggatagaaatgtaataaatttaGAAAATTCCATGTGATTAAATCAATGGATGGGACATTTAATTACATAAATAAGCCATTTGTAAGGGCATTTATATAGTTAATTTACACTCCTATATTAACGAGCACTCAGAATGTCTTGCCATAAAATGACAAAGTGTATGTGATTCTTTTGGAAGAGCATTGAATATGCTTGGATCTGGATTCTGACACATGGCTTGCTTGTGGCGTGTAGGAACTCTTAAAACAGGGCATGTCCACATAAGGACTCCACTTAAAAACACCAAGGTTCTGAAACTGGAGTAAAAAGCATAAATGTGCGCATTAATGGATTTAGCTTGCCTGCTTCTCATAACCTGTGTAGTTGCATAATTTGACTTTCGAAGGTGAGAAATATTTGTTTGGGAAAGCTCCCTTAGCCATGGCAATTCCAAAATGGAAACCACTCCTAGCCTCCATTTTttaccttcctttcttttctctctctccctaggATGCCATACTCTAATCCAGGATGAATGAATGTCACTATGATAAACGCATGGACTTCTTCTATAACATGAGTAATACGGCCACAGCAGATGAGTGGACAGGGACAACTCTCGTCATTGTGTTATGTTTCGGGGCCTTCTTTTGCCTCTTCATTTTCATCTCCAATTCACTGGTCATAGCCGCTGTGGTCAAAAACAAGAAGTTCCACTTCCCTTTCTACTACCTGCTAGCCAACCTAGCAGCTGCGGACTTTTTTGCAGGCATTGCTTATGTATTCTTGATGTTCAACACCGGCCCAGTCTCCAAAACGTTAACCGTTAACAGGTGGTTTTTGCGACAGGGACTTCTGGACACGAGCCTGACGGCTTCTCTGGCCAACTTGCTAGTAATTGCCGTTGAGCGCCACATGTCTGTTGTTCGGATGAGGGTCCACAGCAACCTCACAAAGAAGAGGGTCACCTTTTTCATCTTGTTGATCTGGGCCATAGCTATTTTCATGGGCGCGGTGCCCACCTTGGGCTGGAACTGCCTCTGTGACATCTCAACCTGCTCTTCGCTGGCTCCTATTTATAGCAGGAGTTACTTGATATTTTGGACCGTCTCCAACCTGGGGGTTTTCTTCATCATGGTGGTGGTGTACATAAGAATTTACATGTATGTCCAGAGGAAAACGAATGTTTTATCTCCGCACACAAGTGGATCCATCAGCCGCAGGAGGACTCCAATGAAACTTATGAAGACAGTCATGGCGGTCTTAGGTAAGAGGATGTGGAGGGCAGATGTGCTTGTGTTGTATCGTCGTCATTCAGTTTGAGAAGGATGGTAGATCTTGGTTGAGCCATCTGTGGTTACATTTCCAGTGATGAGGGCCCACTTGGTCCTCATCGTAGGATGGGGGCTCTGGGATGGTGGGATGGAAACTCACCACGTGTCTTCAGCTGCAAGAGGGTGTTATTATTCCATGCTTCATCCTTTCTCTTGGATCTATGTTTGTGGTGCCATGGGAGGGCTACACAGCCGTTGACCTAATGCTTGGCCTTGGGGCTGCTTATGAATCATTAGGCTGCTTATGCATAATAACCAGCTTTAGTTTACAAAGGTACCGGTAAACTAGGCATTTAAACTGCAGGTGGAGGATGTATCTACCTGCAAGCTTCTTGTTCACTACATCCAAAAAAATTGAGACGGGTTCAATCTACTCCATAGGCCCTTTAACCTTTTTTGTGGTTATCCTTTTAGCTACAGTTTTAGGAAGGCTATAGGATGGGTATGATTTGAGTAAAATGGAGATGGGAGGTAGGGGGTGGAATTTGGGGATTTTATTAAGTGCTTTTTACCGCAatctgggtgtcaccactgaggggggtgacaaaatgtgggatggcactcaccgcagggcctgcagcacgcccgagccatgcgtctctcctgggagtgacactgtggcttgggcacctgcaggctccgcgctgccccaaacggtccgcccgctgcctccccctcagctttgggcagctgagtgggaggatgtaagcagactcctcggaggccccgcggagcatcctgccctggctcaccccaccccgcgggtagctggccccacccctgggcacagggcaccgcgccaccccaggcacccgatcggcttgctccgctgctgGGTTTGGTCCCCTCCAACTTGAAATGCAGTCCTTTTAAGTAAGGCCATTCTAGTATCTCTCTGGTGGTTTATTGGCACTATGATAGATCTCAACTTCCCCTGTTTATAAAGCATATCATCTTCCACCCATTTCCACTCTTCCCAGAGCTCATTCCCCTCATAATTATTTTTGCTCTGTCCCTAGTACCCAGGATCTGAAAACCTGCTGAGATGGAGCCTCTACTCTTAATTACTGGCAGGTGAACCCTGTCCCGTGATTGAAAGACTCTGAATACTTCCCTGACATAGTACCTTCTTGTTTATTTTGGGCTACAACCTCCTGTTGTCCTTGGCCATGCTAActaaggggctgatgggagttgtaggccagaacatctggagggcaccaggttgaaggttggggaaggctgttatACAGAACGCCTTTATATAAGTCatcctcctgctcccccccccccacaaaaaaataaaatctagtaTTGAATTTTCATTCTCACCTGCTTGGGCATCTACAATGCGCAGTGCAAATATTATAACAGTCAAGGAATGCTAAGTGAGATGAGGTGACCCTGAGCATCTCACAGTGGCTGTTATTCATGTTGCAATTGCCTGTCAGGCACCGAATATCTTCTTTCATAACCATGCCTTGTCCTTTTCACAGGAGGTAACAAAAGAAAGCATTGCTCTGCCTTGGGGGAGACCGCTACTGACCCTATTGTAACATTGCAAGATATCTGTAACATGGAGGACAGCTTCTCTTTTCATAGTCCGAATGCTTCGCCCATTTATCTATTGAATGCCGTGCCCAAGGACACTGCTGCTTAGGTCTGGCTTCAGAATTGCTCTTCTGTTTTCTTGTAGCGCAACACAAAGTATGtgtgggaaaggtggagggggaCGGGGACCCAGCTCTTAGATCTAAACAAATACATTGTGGTTGACATAGTGAATTCAAAGTAGGAATTGTCTTctacaatgcagctgtcccattgcAAGGCACATTTGTTTTTCCACTGGGTCAATGCGGCTGACTTTAGTAGATACAAAATTATAGATTTGGGTagaccagtccccccccccaaaaaaaccttggggctccagctgcttttggactacaattcccatcacccctgaccgcttgtcctggtagctagggatgatgggagttgtagtccaaaaacagctggcgacctaagtttgggaaacactggggtaGATggacatagcaagctgccttatactgagtcagaccattggctcatctagttcagtactgtgttctctggctggcagcagctctcaacgGTTTCAGATGGGGTtcttcccagccctaactggagatgttagggattgaacccgggacctgtTTTATGCAAAGCACACTTAAtattttaccactgagctatggcccttccccatatATTATTGACTACTACCATTGGTAGGAGGTAACACAATCTGTTTGCTCAAAGCAAAACCGTTAAGTGCATTCTGGGAGGTTAAAAATCCCCCCAtgcctctcccttttcttccctgggtggtttccatttcctctccttcttttCCCTGCCTGTTTGGACATGCAGGGAGACAGGTTACAGGACACCAGAACCAACACAGTACCAGCAAAAGCTTTGCTCTCACATTCATCAAATCCTACGCATCCATAGCATCAAGATGTGATTTGAGCCATGGTTTGTTCAGGCTTCTTAGCCCCATGATTTTTCTTTGGGAATGCCAAAATCACAGTAAAAAACAACACCTTTCTCTTACTGCTGAGTAATCCACAATAAATGACCACACTTCTGATATCAAAGAAAGGCTTTCTAAAGTTAGAGGGTATGGGAGTTTCTTTTTAGTGACTTTTTAACTATACTGTACTTACACTAAACTGCTACGAGGAGCAGGTTACAAGTGGAAGAAGAGCTTTATGGTTTGGTTGTGTGTATGTACCTAGATATTTGTATTTCAGGGGctttgtggttggttggttggttggttggttggtgtgtgtgtgtgtgtgtgtgtgtgtgtgtgtgtgtgtgtgtgtacatgtgcacaGATACATTGCACCTCCCATCTCCTGATGGCTGGAACATGTCCACTGTGAGGGGTATATCTTCAACCCCCCTGAACTTCCTCTTTTGCGTGGCAatgtccccacctccaccccatggaaataatGACACATGAGACATCAAGTAAGGTTAATAGgcagaaaaggccacaactttattggttacggatgttgagcggtattggcttaggcattggaccctaactggCTATATCTGACCCCAGCCCGTGTGCTGGGAGTCCGGGAAAGGTTAACCACAgccaaggagcccagtgatgcacATCGACTAGGAACATCCAGCCAGCTTTTGCTGTATCTTGGCTGTGACCTAGACTGTGCACTTTTGACTTTTGTCAGTGGGGAATCCTTACTTTGAGCTAACTTTTCTCTGCAGAGCCTGAGGCCCTCTGATGCCATTTCAGATCCTATTAAGACTGCTACTCCTGTGATACAGTGTggcataactttaaaaaaaaactagcttTGAAATACAGAGAAGATGCAACCCTGAAAACATACCACAAGCTTTTGAGCTCTATATATCTAcgacccacacacacaaaactatt
The genomic region above belongs to Zootoca vivipara chromosome 7, rZooViv1.1, whole genome shotgun sequence and contains:
- the LPAR3 gene encoding lysophosphatidic acid receptor 3 codes for the protein MNECHYDKRMDFFYNMSNTATADEWTGTTLVIVLCFGAFFCLFIFISNSLVIAAVVKNKKFHFPFYYLLANLAAADFFAGIAYVFLMFNTGPVSKTLTVNRWFLRQGLLDTSLTASLANLLVIAVERHMSVVRMRVHSNLTKKRVTFFILLIWAIAIFMGAVPTLGWNCLCDISTCSSLAPIYSRSYLIFWTVSNLGVFFIMVVVYIRIYMYVQRKTNVLSPHTSGSISRRRTPMKLMKTVMAVLGAFVVCWTPGLIVLLLDGLNCTRCEVQNVKRWFLLLALLNSLMNPIIYSFKDDEMSSTMRRMICCSFEERPERRSSRIPSTVLNRSMDTSSQYLENGIIQGTISGKGNT